Proteins from one Bacteroides zhangwenhongii genomic window:
- a CDS encoding ATPase encodes MILIADSGSTKTDWCVILNGTPIKRIGTKGLNPFFQSEEEIQQELTHSLLPQLPEGTINSVYFYGAGCTPEKAPVLRRAIADSLPIVGNIKAYSDMLAAARGLCGHEAGIACVLGTGSNSCFYDGKEIVNNISPLGFILGDEGSGAVLGKLLVGDILKNQLSPAIKEAFLKQFDLTAPEIIDRVYRQPFPNRFLASLSPFIAQHLEEPGIRQLVLGSFIAFFRRNVMQYDYTQYPTHFIGSVAHCYKEILQEAAQETGIRIGKILQSPMEGLILYHTASSQSL; translated from the coding sequence ATGATACTTATTGCAGATAGTGGTTCTACCAAGACCGACTGGTGTGTCATCCTCAACGGCACACCTATCAAACGGATTGGAACGAAAGGGCTTAACCCTTTCTTCCAGTCAGAAGAAGAAATTCAGCAAGAGCTGACACATTCCCTCCTGCCACAATTGCCGGAAGGGACCATCAACTCCGTTTATTTCTATGGTGCAGGTTGTACACCCGAGAAAGCTCCCGTTCTCCGACGGGCGATAGCCGACAGTTTACCTATTGTTGGAAATATCAAAGCCTACTCGGATATGTTGGCTGCTGCCCGTGGATTATGCGGCCATGAAGCAGGCATTGCCTGTGTTCTGGGAACAGGTTCCAACTCCTGTTTCTATGATGGAAAAGAGATTGTCAACAACATCTCCCCTTTAGGCTTTATCCTGGGCGACGAGGGAAGTGGAGCCGTTCTTGGCAAATTACTGGTGGGAGACATTCTGAAGAATCAACTTTCGCCTGCCATCAAAGAAGCATTTCTAAAACAATTCGACCTGACAGCTCCCGAAATCATCGACCGGGTTTACCGTCAGCCCTTCCCGAATCGTTTTCTGGCAAGTCTGTCCCCTTTTATAGCGCAACATCTGGAAGAGCCGGGGATACGACAATTAGTGCTTGGCAGTTTTATTGCTTTCTTCCGAAGAAACGTAATGCAATATGATTACACGCAGTATCCTACACACTTTATCGGATCAGTGGCTCACTGCTACAAGGAGATATTACAAGAAGCTGCACAAGAGACAGGAATCAGAATCGGAAAGATTCTGCAAAGTCCGATGGAGGGATTAATTTTATATCATACCGCTTCATCTCAATCCTTGTAA
- a CDS encoding MFS transporter: protein MTTPTIKRNPWSWIPTLYFAEGLPYVAVMTIAVIMYKRLGLSNTEIALYTSWLYLPWTIKPLWSPFVDLVKTKRSWIIAMQGFIAAGFAGIAFFIPTAHYVQFTLAFFWLLAFSSATHDIAADGFYMLGLNNKEQSFFVGIRNTFYRLANIFGQGILVMLAGWLETSQGNIPLAWSITFYLLAGLFLALTLYHRFILPHPDSDVKRPGLTAGKLLEDFLLTFVTFFKKKHLGLMFFFLLTYRLGESQLAKIASPFLLDTAEKGGLALSTATVGMIYGTIGVIALLMGGIISGFLVSRDGFKKWILPMALAINIPDLLYVWMAATTPDNTILIASCVAIEQLGYGFGFTAYMLYLIYIAEGEHKTAHYAIGTGFMALGMMLPGMPAGWIQEHIGYTHFFIWVCICTLPGIIAAFLIRNRLEESFGKKQ from the coding sequence ATGACAACACCCACTATAAAAAGAAATCCCTGGAGTTGGATTCCAACCCTCTATTTTGCAGAAGGATTGCCTTATGTAGCGGTAATGACTATTGCCGTCATCATGTACAAACGTCTGGGATTATCCAATACCGAAATAGCCTTATACACTTCCTGGCTTTATCTTCCCTGGACTATCAAACCGTTATGGAGTCCATTCGTCGATCTGGTAAAAACGAAACGTTCCTGGATTATCGCCATGCAAGGGTTCATCGCCGCCGGATTTGCAGGCATCGCCTTTTTTATCCCAACGGCACATTACGTACAATTCACTCTTGCTTTCTTTTGGTTATTGGCATTCAGTTCGGCTACGCATGACATCGCAGCAGACGGTTTTTATATGCTCGGCCTCAACAACAAGGAACAATCTTTCTTTGTAGGCATCCGAAACACATTCTACCGACTCGCCAATATTTTCGGGCAAGGAATTCTCGTCATGCTGGCAGGATGGTTGGAAACCTCTCAAGGCAATATACCTCTGGCATGGAGCATCACTTTTTACCTCTTGGCCGGATTATTCCTGGCTCTTACTTTGTACCATCGCTTTATCCTCCCCCATCCCGATTCCGATGTCAAACGTCCCGGACTCACGGCAGGTAAGCTATTAGAAGACTTTCTCCTGACTTTTGTCACTTTCTTCAAAAAGAAACACCTGGGTCTCATGTTCTTTTTCCTGCTCACCTACCGATTGGGAGAATCGCAGCTAGCCAAAATAGCTTCTCCCTTTCTATTGGATACCGCTGAAAAAGGAGGACTGGCTTTATCTACGGCAACAGTCGGAATGATCTACGGAACCATAGGTGTCATAGCTTTGCTAATGGGAGGAATTATCAGCGGTTTTCTCGTTTCCCGTGACGGTTTCAAGAAGTGGATATTACCCATGGCATTAGCCATCAATATTCCCGACCTATTATATGTGTGGATGGCAGCCACTACTCCGGATAATACGATACTGATTGCCAGTTGCGTAGCCATCGAGCAACTAGGGTATGGCTTCGGCTTTACCGCTTACATGCTTTATCTGATTTATATTGCGGAGGGTGAGCACAAAACTGCCCACTACGCCATCGGAACCGGCTTCATGGCGCTTGGAATGATGCTTCCGGGTATGCCGGCAGGATGGATACAGGAACATATCGGATATACCCATTTCTTTATATGGGTTTGTATTTGCACCCTGCCCGGTATTATTGCCGCTTTCCTGATTCGCAACCGACTGGAAGAATCTTTTGGGAAGAAACAATAA
- a CDS encoding SpoIID/LytB domain-containing protein, translating to MTEPQIAVGILSGKEIEFSFPIKFISSDGTESSGMQKAIYWDGKIHWQGKEYNELSFTPQQSAHAFFELKDVTIGINFHWERKEVQKFKGELKIIVEGEQLTAINVISIEEYLISVISSEMSATASLELLKAHAVISRSWLVNKLRVENGEWRVTLQPDSAAHSQLSILNSQLIKWYDHEAHKNFDVCADDHCQRYQGITRASTPQAIEAVSATRGEVLMYKGAICDARFSKCCGGAFEEFQNCWENVKHPYLIRQRDSKTEKQLPDLTIEAEADKWIRTSPVAFCNTQDKKILSQVLNNYDQETADFYRWKVCYSQQELSELIHQRSGIDFGQIIDLIPVERGTSGRLVRLKIVGTLRTLIIGKELEIRRTLSTSHLYSSAFVVDKEYGDELPSRFILTGAGWGHGVGLCQIGAAVMGEQGYKYEEILSHYYPGSTLEKQYK from the coding sequence ATGACAGAGCCTCAAATAGCAGTTGGTATTCTTTCCGGGAAAGAGATTGAATTCTCTTTCCCTATAAAATTTATCTCTTCCGACGGAACAGAAAGCTCCGGTATGCAAAAGGCTATTTACTGGGATGGGAAGATTCATTGGCAAGGGAAAGAATATAATGAATTATCTTTCACTCCCCAACAAAGTGCACATGCTTTCTTTGAACTGAAAGATGTGACCATCGGAATCAACTTCCATTGGGAACGCAAAGAAGTCCAAAAATTCAAAGGGGAATTAAAGATCATCGTCGAAGGAGAACAACTAACCGCCATCAATGTGATTTCCATTGAGGAATACCTCATCAGTGTCATTTCATCAGAAATGAGCGCAACAGCTTCTTTGGAACTACTAAAGGCTCACGCCGTCATCTCCCGAAGCTGGCTAGTTAATAAGTTGAGAGTTGAGAATGGAGAGTGGAGAGTTACTCTGCAGCCGGACAGCGCAGCCCACTCTCAACTCTCCATTCTCAACTCTCAACTTATAAAATGGTATGACCATGAAGCACATAAGAATTTCGATGTATGTGCCGACGATCATTGCCAGCGTTATCAGGGAATTACCCGAGCCTCAACACCACAAGCCATCGAAGCAGTCTCTGCCACGCGGGGGGAAGTACTGATGTATAAAGGAGCGATTTGTGATGCCCGTTTCTCTAAATGTTGTGGCGGAGCTTTTGAAGAGTTCCAAAATTGTTGGGAAAACGTTAAGCACCCTTATCTAATCAGACAACGGGATAGCAAGACTGAAAAACAACTTCCCGATTTGACCATAGAGGCGGAAGCTGATAAATGGATACGTACCTCGCCTGTTGCTTTCTGTAATACACAGGATAAGAAAATCCTAAGTCAAGTATTAAACAACTACGATCAGGAAACAGCAGACTTCTATCGTTGGAAAGTCTGTTATTCGCAACAGGAGCTTTCAGAACTGATTCATCAACGTTCAGGAATTGATTTCGGACAAATCATTGATTTAATTCCTGTAGAACGGGGAACATCCGGACGTCTTGTCCGGCTAAAGATTGTAGGAACCTTACGAACACTCATCATTGGAAAAGAGTTGGAGATACGCCGCACTCTATCGACTTCCCATCTTTACAGTTCCGCTTTTGTAGTAGACAAGGAGTACGGAGATGAACTTCCTTCCCGATTTATCCTCACCGGAGCCGGCTGGGGACACGGAGTAGGACTTTGCCAAATCGGTGCCGCCGTGATGGGAGAACAAGGTTATAAGTATGAAGAAATACTATCTCACTATTACCCCGGTAGTACACTTGAAAAACAATATAAATAA
- a CDS encoding DUF4922 domain-containing protein gives MKTTINCFLPFSRLEETVQTVKELRASTLVDKIYLLASPITNVCIPGCELISVEKMQSTQAMRAIAEHSDKAYTLLYTKRTALKIGLFALERMVQVMEMTHAGMAYADHYQQMDGVQKPAPVIDYQPGSLRDDFNFGSVLLFNANAFKEVIENTEEEYQYAGLYDLRLKISQKSKLVHINEYLYTEVESDKRKSGEKQFDYVDPKNRQVQIEMEQACTNHLKEIGGYLYPIFHPVDFSSHTFEYEASVIIPVRNRIRTVKDAVRSALDQQTTFPFNVIVIDNHSTDGTSEVLRELSSDKRLIHVIPERDDLGIGGCWNIGIHHEKCGKFAVQLDSDDVYKDEHSLQIIIDTFYKQKCAMVIGTYMMTNFDMQEIAPGIIDHKEWTPDNGRNNALRINGLGAPRAFYTPILREIKAPNTSYGEDYALGLKISHDYQIGRIYDVIYLCRRWDGNSDAALPVEKINQNNLYKDRLRTWELEQRILQQETTLEKIQQRIEQLFQKQTLSWELAKENYQALEQYRPRTKEISKWFGNNCLSAELFLNPKRILSAAAQTDTVSIHSRPCFLCQTNRPQEQEFISYGNYQILVNPYPIFKHHFTIVDKEHKSQSIAGRFKDMIELTDIMKEYFLMYNGPECGASAPDHAHFQACSKEETMRGPYYDRILLIDDDKVQIYYKDFPCCFIRIQAEDKETMSKTFHLIYDILASNNNGKEPMMNILAWYGLERTKEDFRKFYDDEFESVAEHPYSCVIFLRSKHRPDCYYAKGEEQILISPAIAEMNGIFPIVREEDMEKLTPEKVYDIYREVSISKEKLQEIIERIKAAL, from the coding sequence ATGAAAACAACAATCAACTGTTTTCTTCCTTTCAGCCGGTTGGAAGAAACTGTGCAAACAGTTAAGGAGTTACGTGCATCGACGCTGGTAGACAAAATTTATTTATTGGCATCACCAATTACCAATGTCTGTATTCCCGGATGCGAACTCATTTCTGTAGAGAAAATGCAGTCTACACAAGCGATGCGGGCTATTGCAGAACATTCTGATAAAGCATATACTTTACTTTATACCAAACGCACCGCACTAAAAATAGGTCTGTTCGCTCTTGAAAGAATGGTTCAAGTAATGGAAATGACCCATGCTGGCATGGCATATGCAGACCATTACCAACAGATGGACGGTGTGCAAAAACCTGCTCCGGTCATTGATTACCAACCCGGCAGCCTGCGTGACGACTTCAATTTCGGCTCGGTATTACTGTTCAATGCCAACGCATTCAAGGAAGTTATAGAAAATACGGAAGAGGAATATCAATATGCAGGCTTGTATGATTTGAGACTCAAAATATCCCAAAAGAGCAAACTGGTACATATCAACGAATATCTATATACCGAAGTAGAAAGTGACAAGCGGAAAAGCGGTGAGAAGCAGTTCGATTATGTAGACCCTAAAAACCGTCAGGTACAGATTGAAATGGAACAGGCATGCACCAACCATTTGAAGGAAATTGGCGGATATCTTTATCCTATCTTCCATCCCGTAGACTTCTCTTCCCACACTTTTGAGTATGAAGCTTCTGTCATTATACCCGTACGCAACCGTATTCGCACAGTCAAAGATGCCGTACGCTCGGCACTGGACCAGCAAACGACCTTTCCGTTCAATGTCATTGTCATCGACAATCATTCGACAGACGGAACCAGTGAAGTTCTCCGTGAACTTAGTTCGGACAAGCGGCTGATTCACGTCATTCCCGAAAGAGATGACCTTGGTATAGGCGGATGTTGGAACATAGGTATCCATCACGAGAAATGCGGAAAGTTTGCCGTCCAACTTGATAGCGATGACGTGTATAAAGACGAACATAGCCTGCAAATCATCATTGATACTTTCTATAAACAGAAATGTGCAATGGTAATCGGCACTTATATGATGACTAACTTTGATATGCAGGAAATTGCCCCCGGCATCATCGATCATAAGGAATGGACGCCCGACAACGGACGAAATAATGCATTACGTATCAACGGCCTGGGAGCTCCCCGTGCATTCTACACGCCCATTCTTCGGGAAATCAAAGCCCCGAACACAAGCTATGGAGAAGATTATGCCCTTGGATTGAAAATTTCACACGATTATCAGATAGGCAGAATATACGACGTGATTTACCTTTGCCGCCGTTGGGACGGCAATTCGGATGCCGCACTGCCTGTTGAGAAAATCAACCAGAATAATCTATATAAAGACCGACTTCGTACGTGGGAATTGGAACAGCGCATTCTGCAACAAGAAACGACACTAGAGAAAATTCAGCAAAGAATCGAACAGTTATTCCAAAAGCAAACTCTTTCTTGGGAACTAGCCAAAGAGAATTACCAAGCACTGGAACAGTATCGACCACGAACAAAAGAAATATCCAAATGGTTTGGTAACAATTGTTTAAGTGCGGAACTATTCCTTAATCCGAAACGTATTCTTTCGGCTGCCGCACAGACAGATACTGTCTCCATTCACTCACGGCCTTGCTTCCTCTGCCAAACAAACCGACCGCAGGAACAAGAGTTCATCAGTTATGGGAATTATCAGATACTGGTTAATCCATATCCCATATTTAAACACCACTTTACAATTGTAGATAAGGAACACAAATCGCAATCCATAGCCGGGCGTTTTAAAGATATGATAGAACTCACCGACATAATGAAAGAATACTTCCTTATGTATAATGGACCGGAATGTGGAGCTTCCGCTCCCGATCATGCCCATTTTCAAGCTTGCAGTAAAGAGGAAACTATGCGAGGACCATATTACGATCGCATATTATTAATAGATGACGATAAGGTGCAAATTTATTATAAAGATTTCCCGTGCTGTTTCATCAGGATTCAGGCGGAAGATAAGGAAACAATGTCAAAAACCTTTCATCTGATTTACGACATTTTAGCCTCCAATAATAACGGAAAAGAACCAATGATGAATATTCTTGCCTGGTATGGTTTGGAACGCACCAAAGAGGATTTTAGAAAGTTCTACGATGATGAATTTGAGTCAGTAGCCGAACACCCTTACAGTTGTGTTATCTTCTTACGCAGCAAACATCGCCCTGACTGCTATTACGCAAAAGGAGAGGAACAAATTCTCATCAGTCCTGCTATTGCTGAAATGAACGGCATATTCCCTATAGTACGTGAAGAGGATATGGAGAAACTGACTCCTGAAAAGGTATATGATATCTATCGGGAAGTATCCATATCTAAAGAAAAACTACAAGAAATAATAGAACGCATTAAAGCCGCCTTATGA